One window from the genome of Alosa alosa isolate M-15738 ecotype Scorff River chromosome 15, AALO_Geno_1.1, whole genome shotgun sequence encodes:
- the LOC125307790 gene encoding P2Y purinoceptor 12-like isoform X2 produces MSSVMANSSGNVTCSRDNVLKTTVFPVLYSFLFLVGLSLNGLAVWVFFSIPSRSHFIIYLKNIVVADVFMTLTFPFKILADANLASAGVRVFVCRVSSVLFYLTMYVSILFFGLISVDRCRKTLRPFVGTNAARLKRRKFLSAGIWMTLLALALPNLALTSRPPASSHFKCSELKTEFGLRWHEVVNHVCQVIFWGNLVTVVVCYTLITKELYNSYARTRGSDPSTRPGHTSGAPRATLVCVGTKKKRRANVFLVLAVFFVCFVPFHFARVPYTMSQTRGRLFDCRHKLVFFQLKESTLWLSSLNSLLDPLIYFFLCKSFRTTLFSTLRLAPGRCRKLRELGTDTNTATTHHRESSSPL; encoded by the coding sequence ATGTCCTCCGTGATGGCGAACAGCAGCGGCAATGTGACCTGTTCCCGTGACAACGTGCTGAAGACCACGGTGTTCCCCGTGCTGTactccttcctcttcctggtGGGGCTGTCGCTCAACGGCCTGGCGGTGTGGGTGTTCTTCAGCATCCCCAGCCGCTCGCACTTCATCATCTACCTGAAGAACATCGTGGTGGCCGACGTGTTCATGACGCTCACCTTCCCCTTCAAGATCCTGGCGGACGCCAACCTGGCCTCGGCGGGCGTGCGCGTGTTCGTGTGCCGCGTCTCCTCCGTGCTGTTCTACCTCACCATGTACGTCAGCATCCTCTTCTTCGGCCTCATCAGCGTGGACCGCTGCCGCAAGACTCTGCGCCCGTTCGTGGGCACCAACGCCGCCCGGCTCAAGCGCCGGAAGTTTCTGTCGGCCGGTATCTGGATGACGCTGCTGGCCCTGGCGTTGCCCAACCTGGCGCTGACCAGTCGCCCGCCGGCCTCGTCGCACTTCAAGTGCAGCGAGCTCAAGACGGAGTTCGGCCTGCGCTGGCACGAGGTGGTCAACCACGTGTGCCAGGTCATCTTCTGGGGCAACCTGGTGACGGTGGTGGTGTGCTACACGCTCATCACCAAGGAGCTCTACAACTCGTACGCCCGCACCCGTGGCTCTGACCCCAGCACCAGACCAGGGCACACGTCCGGGGCCCCCAGGGcaactcttgtgtgtgtgggcactaaGAAGAAGCGTCGTGCCAACGTCTTCCTGGTGCTGGCGGTGTTCTTTGTGTGCTTCGTGCCCTTCCATTTTGCCCGCGTTCCCTACACCATGAGCCAGACACGCGGGCGACTCTTCGACTGCCGCCACAAGCTGGTCTTCTTCCAGCTGAAGGAGAGCACGCTCTGGCTGTCCTCGCTCAACTCGCTGCTGGACCCGCTCATCTACTTCTTCCTCTGCAAGTCCTTCCGCACGACGCTCTTCAGCACGCTGCGCTTGGCCCCCGGGCGTTGCCGCAAGCTCCGTGAGCTCGGCACTGACACCAACACggccaccacacaccacagggAGTCCTCCAGCCCGCTGTGA
- the LOC125307790 gene encoding P2Y purinoceptor 12-like isoform X1 codes for MCVCRVWGAHMPWLLSSCALLTDRPAVRLTVWVWFHNHHSWTQRAVRVDSDLRGTMDDPVVPVMSSVMANSSGNVTCSRDNVLKTTVFPVLYSFLFLVGLSLNGLAVWVFFSIPSRSHFIIYLKNIVVADVFMTLTFPFKILADANLASAGVRVFVCRVSSVLFYLTMYVSILFFGLISVDRCRKTLRPFVGTNAARLKRRKFLSAGIWMTLLALALPNLALTSRPPASSHFKCSELKTEFGLRWHEVVNHVCQVIFWGNLVTVVVCYTLITKELYNSYARTRGSDPSTRPGHTSGAPRATLVCVGTKKKRRANVFLVLAVFFVCFVPFHFARVPYTMSQTRGRLFDCRHKLVFFQLKESTLWLSSLNSLLDPLIYFFLCKSFRTTLFSTLRLAPGRCRKLRELGTDTNTATTHHRESSSPL; via the exons atgtgtgtctgcagaGTGTGGGGAGCACACATGCCCTGGCTGCTCTCCTCATGTGCTCTCCTGACTGACCGACCGGCTGTCCGGCTAACTGTCTGGGTCTGGTTCCACAACCACCACTCCTGGACTCAGAGAGCGGTGAGAG TTGACTCAGACCTCCGAGGAACTAT GGATGACCCAGTAGTCCCCGTGATGTCCTCCGTGATGGCGAACAGCAGCGGCAATGTGACCTGTTCCCGTGACAACGTGCTGAAGACCACGGTGTTCCCCGTGCTGTactccttcctcttcctggtGGGGCTGTCGCTCAACGGCCTGGCGGTGTGGGTGTTCTTCAGCATCCCCAGCCGCTCGCACTTCATCATCTACCTGAAGAACATCGTGGTGGCCGACGTGTTCATGACGCTCACCTTCCCCTTCAAGATCCTGGCGGACGCCAACCTGGCCTCGGCGGGCGTGCGCGTGTTCGTGTGCCGCGTCTCCTCCGTGCTGTTCTACCTCACCATGTACGTCAGCATCCTCTTCTTCGGCCTCATCAGCGTGGACCGCTGCCGCAAGACTCTGCGCCCGTTCGTGGGCACCAACGCCGCCCGGCTCAAGCGCCGGAAGTTTCTGTCGGCCGGTATCTGGATGACGCTGCTGGCCCTGGCGTTGCCCAACCTGGCGCTGACCAGTCGCCCGCCGGCCTCGTCGCACTTCAAGTGCAGCGAGCTCAAGACGGAGTTCGGCCTGCGCTGGCACGAGGTGGTCAACCACGTGTGCCAGGTCATCTTCTGGGGCAACCTGGTGACGGTGGTGGTGTGCTACACGCTCATCACCAAGGAGCTCTACAACTCGTACGCCCGCACCCGTGGCTCTGACCCCAGCACCAGACCAGGGCACACGTCCGGGGCCCCCAGGGcaactcttgtgtgtgtgggcactaaGAAGAAGCGTCGTGCCAACGTCTTCCTGGTGCTGGCGGTGTTCTTTGTGTGCTTCGTGCCCTTCCATTTTGCCCGCGTTCCCTACACCATGAGCCAGACACGCGGGCGACTCTTCGACTGCCGCCACAAGCTGGTCTTCTTCCAGCTGAAGGAGAGCACGCTCTGGCTGTCCTCGCTCAACTCGCTGCTGGACCCGCTCATCTACTTCTTCCTCTGCAAGTCCTTCCGCACGACGCTCTTCAGCACGCTGCGCTTGGCCCCCGGGCGTTGCCGCAAGCTCCGTGAGCTCGGCACTGACACCAACACggccaccacacaccacagggAGTCCTCCAGCCCGCTGTGA